In the genome of Lathyrus oleraceus cultivar Zhongwan6 chromosome 4, CAAS_Psat_ZW6_1.0, whole genome shotgun sequence, the window CTGTCATCGTGTTAGAGAGTGCATTCTGACCTGCTGAGTTGGGTTTTGAGGGTGGTTTTCTCGCGCGGTCGATTAATGGCTATTGTTGGGTGTATTATGATGAATATGAATTGATTAATTAAcgggtaatgctaacttgtgtcATGGAGGCACAAGATAAGAACTAAAGAAAGTAATTTTGTGTTGGAAATTGTGCATTGATTCTAATAAAggtataaaattaattttataattgGTTTTTTCAATACAAACTTTCTACAAGTAGGTGTCTTATCTTGTGGCTCTAGGGCACACTTTAGCATTACCCttaattaaattatataattaattaattgatattATGAATAAATGAGTGTTATGATTAATTTGTGAATATGTGTGATGAGAATGCAAGTACGATGTGGTGTGAATTATTGTGCATACTTGTTGGTAAGTTGTTGAGACGCGTGATTCGAAGTGAGAGTTACTATTGATGCTGTGAATGTATTTTTGTTACAGTCAGAGTGAGATTGTATTGCATCTTTTGTCATTGTGTTTTTATGTATAGTCAGAGTGAGATTGTATTGCATATTTTGTCATTGTGTTTTTATGTATAGTCAGAGTGAGATTGTATTGCATCTTTTGTCATTGTGTTTTTATGTATAGTCAGAGTGGAGCTGTATTGCATTTTTATATGTCATATAtaatatgttgttgttgttgtgaaaGATGCATGTTCGCTAGTTCAGAATGGGGACTAGTGGCTTGTCCCAAGTTTAGAGTGGAGGCTTGGAGCTCACAGTTGATTGGAGCTCGGGGCTTGCACTTGATTGGAACCCGGTTCATATGAAGAACCAAAGGTTGAGTCAGTACCGCATGCAATAGAATTGGGTTGCATTATATTACATGATAATGAGATGTTTGAGCAATGATGAATATCCTTGTGTGATTGCAATGTGAGTGAGGTATGAATACATTATATTGGTGTGCTTTATAATATGTGGATAATTTTGTAGATATGTAAATCTATCTTAAATGTTTATGCATAATTTATTATttgaatgtattctcaccccttttttGTGTTGCTGCGTCTGTACTCCTCCGAAGCATAGATAATCAGGTACACGAGTAGGGGCTTGAGGTAGAGTATGATGGTGTACCTCTTTAGTTGCCTGTCGTTCGAATTTATAGTTGGAGTCACTTTGATATGTAACACAAGGAAACAAATTGTTCTGTCATTTATTTTATGTTACATATATTCATGTTGATTCGTGTTGTTTTGAACCGCATTTTTAAAACTAATAATATTGTTGATTGAGGCTTTTAATGCCAACGTTTTATAACTTTCTACTGTTTATCAAATGAGTTTTTTATTATTATGTGGTTCAAAGTGTTTTGATGTTTGTGAGTATCGTTAGTAATTGTGATTTATATATATTTTACTTACTTAATTGTCGAGTTAAAAAAATAGGATATTACAAAACACATACCGTTGTGAGGTTTTCcaattaattaatataataaagATTCAATATTTCATCAACTTTGTATTTCCTCTATTACTTATTGTTGACATTACCTCCTCCTCGCGCCATCTCCAATTGAAACTTGGCTCTATGATACCATATGAACAAATACCTTAACAAACATCAACACAAGAATATGAACAACTAATTGATTCTCATTAaaatgaaaataagtcaattacAATAATTTATAGTAATTAAGTAGCCTAACTCATATCATACGCGACAAAACAGTTACAAGGTCAAAAATAACTCTTATACCCCTGTAACTTGTTCAACAAGTTCTCTAACAAACTTCTTCTACTGTTAACTTATAAAAagaattaatttttttttctgaAGGTATGCTCACTATTCTTTTATATAGTGAAACTCATAAATGTAAAATTTTCAACTGTCACTATATTAGTTTAATGAAAACATAATGCCGGCATGCATTTTAAAAATATTACTACACCTTGATTCTCTCAAGCAAAAACAAAACAGGAGAAAATGCTGAAGTTGATTAAACAATTTGATATGTTATCTCCcaagtaatatatatatatatatatatatatatatatatatatatatatatatatatatatatatatatatatatatatatatatcatattACAATATTTCAATCTGATTGAACTAGTCACATGTTTAGAACTTTTTATATTCATTTATGTAGCTATCATTTGATGCAACCATGTTTAGATTATCATTTATATATTGAGCATCATTATAATTCTCAAAACTCATACTTTTCATGATCGCTTTGAATATTCAAGGCATGGCTTCCAGTTTCTCTACCATTGCTGTTTTCTTCTTATCCTTaattttcttctcttttcctACTTATTCAGTTCACTTCCGAAATCCAAGTTTTAGTCCAGATGATGTCACTATAATCTACCAAGGTTCTGCAGCACCGACTGAGGGAGAAGTTAACTTTAACATAAAAGAAAAGTATACATGTCAAGTTGGAAGGGCCATCTATGCCAAAAGAGTGTTACTATGGGACTCAAAAACAGGTGAAGTCACTGACTTCACAACTCGTTTCACTTTTATAATCGATACTCTGAGTAAACCTTTATATGGCCATGGCCTAGCCTTTTTCTTGGCTCCTTTTGGATTTGAAATCCCACCCAATTCTGCTAGTGGCTTTATAGGCCTATTTAACACCACAACAATGGTTTCTCCTAGTAACCAAATTGTTCATGTGGAGTTTGATTCATACCCGAATAAGGAATGGGGTGAGACAACACAACATGTGGGAATCAACAATAACTCAATCATTTCATCAGTGTCAACTCCTTGGAATACTAGCTTACATAGCGGAGACACTGCTGAGGTAAGGATAGGTTACAACTCAACAACCAAGAATTTGACGGTATCTTGGAACTACCAAAGTACCTCTGATCCTCAAGAAAAAACCAGTCTTTCATATCATATTGATTTATTGAAGACCTTACCTGAATGGGTTACTGTTGGATTTTCAGCTGCAACAGGTTTCAATGGAGAATTACATAATCTTTTGTCATGGGAGTTTAATTCAACTTTGGATAAAAGTGATGATAGCAATACAAAAGAAACAAGAATAATTGTGATAGTAACAATCTCTTGTGGGGTTGTAATAATAGTAGGAGCATTTGTAGCATATGTAGTACtcaagaggaaaagaaagagaagTGAAAAGCAAAAAGAAGAGGCTATGCATTTAAATTCAATGAATGATGACCTTGAGAGAGGAGCAGGACCAAGGAGGTTCACCTACAAAGAACTTGATATTGCCACTAATAATTTCTCTAAGGATAGAAAGTTGGGTCAAGGTGGGTTTGGAGCTGTTTATAAAGGTTACTTTGTTGATTTAGATATACAAGTTGCTGTGAAGAAAATATCAAGAGGATCAAGACAAGGTAAGAAAGAATATGTAACTGAAGTTAAAGTGATTAGTCAGCTGAGACATAGGAATCTTGTGAAGTTGTTGGGTTGGTGCCATGATAAAGGTGAGTTTCTTCTTGTTTATGAGTTCATGCCAAATGGCAGTCTTGATTCTCATTTATTTGGTAAAAGAACACCTCTTTCTTGGAGTGCAAGGCATAAAATAGTTCTTGGATTGGCTTCTGGTTTGCTTTATCTACATGAAGAATGGGAGAGGTGTGTGGTACATAGAGATATCAAATCAAGTAATGTTATGTTAGATTCTAGTTTCAATGCTAAGCTTGGTGATTTTGGGTTGGCTAAATTGATGGATCATGAACTTGGGCCTCAAACAACCGGGCTAGCTGGAACATTTGGCTATCTAGCTCCAGAATATGTGAGTACAGGTAGGGCCAGCAAAGAGTCAGATGTGTATAGTTTTGGGATAGTTGTGATGGAGATAACTTGTGGAAAGAAAGCTTCTGAAGTTATGATGGAAAAAAATGAAGAGAAGGGAATGAATGAGTGGGTTTGGGATCATTATGGAAGAGGAGAACTACTGATGGCAATGGATGAGAATTTGAAAAAGGATTTTGATGAGAAACAAGTGGAGTGTTTGATGATTGTTGGACTATGGTGTGCTCATCCTGATGTAAGCCTTAGACCATCAATTAGACAGGCAATTCAAGTGCTTAATTTTGAGGTTGGCTTGCCAAATCTTCCACCAAAGAGACCTGTTGCAACCTATCATGCTCCTACAACATCCGGAAGCTCTGTTGAAATTTCTATAACCACAAGCCTTCAAGATGGTCGTTAATTGATACTTGGTCAACAAAATTCTGATGGTGTTACTCATTTTCTTGCATAGGTTTATAAAACACTATATTGTGTTAACTTGTAGAatgatatatatatttttttggtttAGCTTTGAATGTGTATAATTAAGGTTTAATAATATAATATGATTTAAGGAAAAAAATGTTTATCATAAATTGTTGTTTTGGGCTGGACAAAGACCTAATTTAGAGGCTCAATCTAACCTTAAGCGTTCGTTCAGATGGTGAACAGGTAGACGTCCACACCAAAGCACAAAACTGAAGCAACGACCTAGCTCCATCTCAACTGTTGATATGCACCCCCCTAGCCGCATTTGATGTCAGGCCAACCACTAATGGTTCTAACTGTCATCCACCTAGGtattcattcatttcatcctcacACTTCCAGGTTCCATCTCTCTGTTCACCAAAGACATCAACCATCGGGTCAAAAGCCCTTACTGGATGGTTATCTTAAATCTACTACTTTTTCTTATTTCAATACGAAATAGTGGTGTCGTTTTTGGAAATTGTCTTCTGATCCTCACGAATCACCATCACATTTTCTTGATCTCTTTTGTTGCGCCACCGCAACCAAAACCGCTTTTGTTAGTCACTCCACGCACCAAAACCTTTTATGTTACCATGTTCTGATCATTGTTATCCTCTAGAAAATTGTTTCCAGTCATCTTCGATGGTGGACAAAGGCGATTCGATCTACAACTCATTACAACAAAATTATCGCACGTGATACCTGATCACCACTCCAGATGCTGCAAGTTGTAGTCGCGTCGATTCTTACTTTGACGAAGAAATAACTTTCGCATCAATAAGATGTGGATGCTTCGATCCTAATTGCTTTTTTAACTGCAAAACAACGTCATATTCCAATTCACCCAATCATGCCTCCTCTCACCACCAAAAGAACACGTTTGCCATTCATATTATCAACTTCATGATCCATAGGTCACTAAAAAAACCATTGAAGTTGGATTGTTAATCTATTGGAGAAAATTATATGAAGAATTCACATCACAGTTCACAACACAGAGATTTCAGTTGAATAAAATAATTGTTCTTAATGAGATCCATCGAAAAAAGAAGAAGGAGACAATCAGAGAACACATTGAAAAATTTACTAAGGTAGTTGGTTAGATAAGGTGAGAAAAAATAAAACCCGATAAGTCGAATACCCAAAAGGCAGTTTAGGCAAAAAATTGTGTATCATCCCGGTGGGCTAAGAATCGAAAAGGGCGATCCAAAAACAAATCAGGAATATCCAAAAGGCATACAACTGCAGCACTTGAGCCATACTATTAGAGAAGCTCAGACGGAAGCAATTAATCCAATCATCGTCTTTAGAAGCAAAGTATTGTGACTTCGAAGACCTAGGGATAATATCATGTGTTGGACTCAATAGGAACTTGAATAATCTGTTTCATTGCCATTTTTTTCCTTTATTAGTTTTCAGTAATCTCCTCTTACGGGAATTACTTCTATATGTACTATCGCCCATTTATGGTTCAAATCATCAATAAATAAAGTTTTTTTCGAGCCTTATTTCcttgtttttcaattttttttgcTTGATTACAAAGTGtcaaatattttttaataattcATTTAAACATCGGGTATAATAAAGAGCTTTTAAAAATATATTTCACTTTGATTTTGAAACATCGAAGGGACCATAGTCTTCCAGCACTACATCTCAAGTAAGACACATGGTTCCTAATGAACATCAACAACTTAATCAACACATGATTTTCTTCCTTTCAAATCATATGGCGCATTTCCAGATGTCAAAAGCATTACATGGACATACTAGAATCCCAAAGGTCGAAGAGTCGGAATGTTACAAAAAAATACACATCGGTTCCCACAATTTCACCCTTTCATTCTACATACCATTAAAGAGTCCTTAGCCCAAATAATGCATCATGCATAAAACACATACACcaattcaaaacatgcatccatacgaacatgcatacataacataggtgtcgtaccccaaattttgccCACCCTTTATATGCTTTCTATTTCCACTTTATTTCGAATATGTGAAATGGCATAATTGGTAAGAGAACATGTGTAAGGAGTTGTGATTATGAAAGGTCATGAGTTCGAGTCCCATCTTCCTAATTTTTGTATGTCTTTTTCTTTTTACGTTTTATTTCTCTTTTTCCATAAAATTTAtatcttttttttatttattattttaattaattttccttttacataaatatttatttttaataatttttatttttatgcatttttaataaattaaaaaaaaaactaaagaaaatgattttaaaattATTTCTTCATTTTAACTTAAGgcattttttaattattattttatttattttagtcCAAGAAGAGTAACAAAAAATATTATTATCatcattttcattatttcattttttaatattaattatttttgtatttatcatcattatttttaatttaaattgTAGTTATTTATTATATTAGTTATTACAATTATtataaaaagaaacaaaaagaaacaTTTTTTATTTGTGAGAAAAAACTGTTATTACTACAGTAATTAGAAAAAGTCaagtattattattattaattaaggttaattattgaaaaaaaaattcattattaTTTGTTATTACAAGGAAATATGCTGTGATCATAAACCTTCTAAATATAAAAATATACTGTTTATCTCTTTCCAAAACATTCCATTCATGAGCATTCAAAATAAATCAAAATCTTTCCAAAACAATGTATAGACAACCATTTATCAAAATTCAAAACATTCAAATAATTTCTAAAAATTAAGAGTGGAAGAAATCAAAGAATTAAATCAACATCGAAGATTATCCCATTATAAAAAAAAACTCTGAATGCATCAGGGAGGGGGGTGAAAAACACGTATACTAACACCACACTTCATTCTTCTAAAAATCCACTACACAACCCTTGACCACAAGCCCACATGAAGAACACTTGCAGTGACACTAACAACAAAGACAGAAAATAACTCATAAGATCCAACGATCCCCATACATATTGAATCGTATTAACTTCACCTTCGGAAAACACAGAGAGAAGAACAGAGATGGAAGATATGTTTGGGTGAGATACATGCTGTTGTTCTTAAAGTGATAATAAAAGACATTGAAGATGTCGCCGGGTCACCTCCGCCGCCGCCATGAATATCAGTGGAGATGGTCACCTGGATCTTTTGCTATTGTGTTGTCCAAATTGGGGATAGAAAATAATCGCACCGACCCACACACCTCCGCAGATGCTCGCGTCATTCCTTGTCGGATTCACACACGGACCATCCATGCATCTCCAGGCTCCACTACGGATCCGCCTCGCAACCGCTTCATAGCTTCCGATCGCCGAACACCAGAGTGAAACATCATCGCACTAGTATGTTGTCTCCTTTTTTTTCTTTAAGATCTTTCCTTGCTATTTACAAAGTGTGGTAGATTCTTTGTAGAGTGAAAGAATAAATTAATAGATTTGGATTGGTGTTATAAAGACTATTGTTGTGATTTCTTAAAAAATAGAAGAAGGAAGAGATTGGAAAGTTTTAGACCTTTCCGTGAAACAAAAGTGAGGAATAACGAATGAGAGAAAGGGATAACCTGGTAGTATATTCtttcaatttatttttttaattaaaataagaCATGTGCCTTTGTAATTAAATAAAAAGAATATGCTTTATTTTTAACTATATCAATACTCTTTTTGGTTTAGAAGTTATAGGTTAGTAATATATAATTACAAGTATTTAAAAATGAGTTAAGTGTAAATCAATCTGATTGGTCTAGTAGTATGGATTTGGATAGTATGAGCTTTCGGTTTTAGTATTTTTTAAGTTATATGAAATGAGTTGAGTGAGTATTtcctaaaacttcatctcttaTTATTCTATGGTATGGTTGTAATGTATCAAACCTAACACATGTGACATGTTCTCCAATTCTAACATGTCAACCAAAGCTATCATAATATTGTAATATATTCAAACTAGTAAGAAGACATGCATTGAAATCTTGAATATAATATATTACAGGTTATATTAATGtctatatttatttatttaactATTGATGactcttatttatttatttattttaattattatataatttatttaattaggattaagGGATGAAGTATATCATGAATCTTTATAACTAATCGATTTAATAATTTTCTCGTTTAATATAAAATAACACATATTTAATTAACTAGGGATTAATAAAGTGAGGAATTAAGATTAATTGAATATAAATTTAAGGGATAAAGCATGGGATAAAAATATGGGATAAAGCATGGGATAAAAATGTGGGATACAATCTGGGATAAAGTCTaggattttcaaaaaataaaataagggATAAAAGTAAGGGATAAGACATGGGATAAAAATATGGGATACGACCTGGGATAAAGTCTAGGATTTTCAAGGATAAAAACATGGGATAAAGTCTAGGATTTTCAAGGAATAAAGTGAGGGATAAAAATAAGGGATATAAAAATGAGATAAAATCGGGATAGGGGATATATCTTATTAAATTTAacttaatttatttttattaattatattatattatatttataaattTAATGGGATAAGAATGTGGGATAAAATTCTTTTGTTTTCAAGGGTTAAATCGGGGATAAAATCAGGATAAAAAATTATGTCTAATGAAATATGGAATAAAAATTGTGGGATAATTTTGGGATAAAAAAACTTGGGATAATTATGGGATAGGAATTTGGGATAAAAAATCAGGGATAATAATGGGATAATTTCTAGAGTTTTAAGGGATGTAAATTATGAATAAAATTGGGATAAGAGATATATcttattaaattttatttaactttcttaattaaattaaattatatttcCAAATCAAATTGGACAAGGACATGGGATAAAATATGGGATAAAACTCTAAGGTTTTGAAGGGTTAAGTGAGGGATAAAATCGGGATAAAGGATTATGTATAATATTCTAATATAATcactatttttttttaaaaattaaatacTATCTTTACAAACAATCAAGGgataaaatcaaattcaacacacttcaaactataagtcctctaccctagtgtattgaggcattttcttaaaatcaatcacttctccgcccccgatgcgtgagaatcttcaagggataaaaacaatcaacaaacaaCTTTTTTCTACCAGAACTACGGGACTCTGATCCTTCAATGAACTtggaggtacgtaggcatagagttgtaaactctagcgagtacaataatCAAAAACATCTTTAAGTCTTCCTTTCTTAGTCaatcaattttcttttaaataataaaataactttcaataaatagataaataattaatcaataataattaataaagCAAACATCTCAAACACACACTAGCCCTAAAATTgtaggaggatcccattgagtacaatggaggtaaggggtgcctaacaccttccccttacttaactgactcccgaacctagtctcttacccttaactattaggttttatcattatttccctgttccttaggaacgaataaaggatggtggcgactctgtcatttttccagccgcgacaaTAGGATTCATGACCGCTCTTAGAAGTCTAATCCCCAACTATACATGTACAGTTCCCAAGTAGGAATATTTATTGGCTTTCCCCAGTAAGTAACATCTCCATGGAGCATGAATTTCCCCAGCAATCCCATTCATAGTAAGTCTTCAAGACAATATATCCAGTAGCAGGTCATCCCAGATGATCGTTACCAACCAGCGAGCAGGTTTTCACCTCTCAAATCCCCAGTTTAACAACATATCTTTCACGCGAGATAGTTATGTCGACTATCTAAGGGTTCCGTAGCGATACAATTTTTGAAATTAAGTTATTGATTAAtttaactcgcaaagcaagactcaccaccacacttttattatttccaaaggaaaagggaaaaggtgtgaacaaaatccaaagaagttttaaaataaaactaataaaaagagaacaagggtctGAGGGTTAGATATGcaaaaggaaggtattagcaccctaaacatccatggtactccatgggaacctctttgaaaatatgtacattttggtttgaaaGGGTGTTGTTTGctaaaagattggagagatggaAAATAAGtatatttttcttcttttttataTTTGTCAAGACTTTTGAaatctcatgcctacgtacccAAGAAAGTacaatggaggatcaaaacctcgtacttCATGATAAAAATAGCAAAgggagtttgttttgattcatttttatggaaaagacattttgtcattttaaggagaatactcaactagtcacccacaagtatgagaactttgcatcatcgTGTATACATGTATTTTTGACGCCATGAAATTAATAAGCAGAATAGTGTTATCGACAAATGGAGATGCttgcaaaaagaaaaaaattggAAATATATACTTGAAGAGCATTTTCAACAGTTTAGTTGATAAATGTTTTCGACACTTCGACAGATTGGTGGTTCGATATTTCGACAGAAGAAGATGCCTGCAGATGAAAAGACGTCTTTGACAAGTAtggatgatgttatgatatttcgacaattcgacaagtCTGAGGAGACGCGTCGTTTCAACGTAAAGcggaaattcaaattcaaaaagttataatgtttggcagaagacgcgtggaagcaccTGGCGAAAGGAAGTCATGCAGAGAGCCTTCGTTAACAGGGCCAATACCAGCGGTTTCAATATCGCAAAATGCGCCTAGTTCGTCCATTAGGGCGCAACAAATGTCTGTTGGGACACCTCCTCCTATAGGGAATGcttctaggccttttgtgacaaatttcaccatgcctctgtctagtagggaacaaccatttggaatgccaacttcggtaatGGCAAATTTACACAATTCGCCGGTATTATATTCTGATTCTATGGCCAATATGTCTTCACcattacaagggtcaggatatggcgGAAACATGAGTAGACTAAACCAACAACCACTTTACATGCCGGCAATAACAAATAATTATGCGCAAgtaattagacaacaaatggacgagagtaatcatgatatggtccaaatgttgacacaacaaatgggggcggtgtttaatcctctaatacaaaacaccacccaaacaaaccaattgttggcagtgcaaatgacgcgcattgctgactttttaggggtccctcaaactcgacaTAGAGAACAAGTGGTTCAGGACCCAATGGTGGCGGTCCAAGAAGAGCCTACAATAAATCAAATACCTTTAGATAATCCCCAGGAaaacgtcagaaaccaagaggaagTAGTCCGacagcctcgtgtcgaaattcctgttccacaagagcctagaaggatagtagTCCAGAGAGGCCAAGACGCTGATGTTGTGTTGCAACAGCGAATCCGATATAATAACTTGTCTGCCGAAAATAATTTAGCGGCCATGGTCGAAAtgataatggcacaaaatggggtAAACGTAGGATTACAAAGGCCCAATTACGCTTCACCACTGtcggaatatattctgcaagaagaattGCCCCCAAGATGGAAAGttcctaagttcaccaaattctcagggGATACTAGTGAATCCACCATAGAACATGTAGCACGTTATCTGATTGAAGCAGGAGAgatagcccgtaatgaaaatttgaaaataaaatactttCCTACTTCCTTGACgaaaaacgcgtttacttggtttacatccttgcctgcaaactcagtgtatatgtggacccaattagagaggttattccatgaacaattttacatgggacaaaccaaaataagtctgaaggaattagccagtgttaagagaaaatactcagaaccaatagatgattatttacATAGGTTCAAGTTGCTAAAGGCTAGGTGTTTCACTCgggtgccagaacatgagttagtcgaaatggccgcagggggtATAGATTATTCTATAAGAAAGAAACTATACACTCAGTATTTAAGGGATATGACGCAATTAGCAGATAGGGTGAGACaagtcgaaaggttaagggatgaaAAATTTAGagcaaataaaaataaaaaagaaagggtgGCCTATGTAGGGGTATGTCAAGATGATGAAtacgacgaaaacgaaccaagtaacttcgacgaacaagagattgacttAGCAGGACTGAAGCAAGGCCCACCATATTCGTGtaaagtactaactccgtcgaacggaaatCCAGTCGAAACCAATGATAATTTTCCTAAAAGaacttatacgttcgacatcaccaaatgtgacgagatttttgacttattggttaaagatggtcaattaataaaaccaccaggcgctaaagaaccgcctgtggaacaacagaaaaagagaggtttttgtaaataccataactttctgggccataaaacgtctcggtgtttccttttcagggatctcgttcaaaatgctacccgtgacggaaggctgaagtttggtgataagccaaaacaacagatgaggatTGATTCGAACCCCATGCATCCAGTCGAAGCCCATTATGCTGAACCATCCATTATGAATATGGTGGaggtcgaagttacttctgacGGTAGTTTTGAAATGGTGGAAGCTGCTGGAGGTTTCGACACTAATATCAACATGGttgagattgctgatgatcttACAAACTAGAACAAAGTTGAAGTTACTGAAGGCTTTGACGACCAGAAAAAGatggaaactactgaaggtttcgacaaaaAGGACAATGACAATATTGCTGAAAATGTTGTAGATCGACAAGGAGCAAATTGGGATTGCctgggacagccaagtgggaagtACGATTATCTCCCGAAATACACTGCGCCTGCAAGTTCTCGTATCGACATCAATGCAATCCAGCCAATCGGGTGGTGGGATTTACCTTCGAGCAACAATGAAAAAACAACTGAGACAACTGACAATCTCCCTATCATAAAAAAgaaggttactgaagacctcaCTATTAATAACAAGGCTACTGAAGGCCTTGATCCTGACCAAATGAGGATAGGTGATGTGGCAAACTGCGTCAACATTATGAGACCTTTCAATAAAGAGGTCACAGGAATTAAAGCAGAAGTTGTGGATGGTCCTATGAAGCATGTGACCGGTGGAATCCTACGTAGGGTAATGGAGGACCCCAAAAGAAATTTGAACAAATGTTGCTGCAAACATGATCCCAGGAACATATCTTGGTGTTGCTTCCCATAAAAGGATTTTGACTAGATACAAAGAAATGGTGAAGTCGAAGAAGAAAGAC includes:
- the LOC127135429 gene encoding L-type lectin-domain containing receptor kinase IX.1, with the translated sequence MIALNIQGMASSFSTIAVFFLSLIFFSFPTYSVHFRNPSFSPDDVTIIYQGSAAPTEGEVNFNIKEKYTCQVGRAIYAKRVLLWDSKTGEVTDFTTRFTFIIDTLSKPLYGHGLAFFLAPFGFEIPPNSASGFIGLFNTTTMVSPSNQIVHVEFDSYPNKEWGETTQHVGINNNSIISSVSTPWNTSLHSGDTAEVRIGYNSTTKNLTVSWNYQSTSDPQEKTSLSYHIDLLKTLPEWVTVGFSAATGFNGELHNLLSWEFNSTLDKSDDSNTKETRIIVIVTISCGVVIIVGAFVAYVVLKRKRKRSEKQKEEAMHLNSMNDDLERGAGPRRFTYKELDIATNNFSKDRKLGQGGFGAVYKGYFVDLDIQVAVKKISRGSRQGKKEYVTEVKVISQLRHRNLVKLLGWCHDKGEFLLVYEFMPNGSLDSHLFGKRTPLSWSARHKIVLGLASGLLYLHEEWERCVVHRDIKSSNVMLDSSFNAKLGDFGLAKLMDHELGPQTTGLAGTFGYLAPEYVSTGRASKESDVYSFGIVVMEITCGKKASEVMMEKNEEKGMNEWVWDHYGRGELLMAMDENLKKDFDEKQVECLMIVGLWCAHPDVSLRPSIRQAIQVLNFEVGLPNLPPKRPVATYHAPTTSGSSVEISITTSLQDGR